One window from the genome of Crateriforma spongiae encodes:
- a CDS encoding DUF4159 domain-containing protein, whose protein sequence is MLRRPRTVFVSAILLVMLSAVAFSQSRRWRGGYGYGWGGRDWRDAGRNGVPEWETDADFETDLFTFVRIRYESWGGRGGRWATDFRDSDLNFSLRLHQLTSLKVNPEPIVLDLTDDRLFDYPFIYMIEPGELYFRDDEVTALRKYCYNGGFLMVDDFWGDREYQNLAEQLRRVFPDRTPSEVPLEHEIFHNVYDLKEKPQVPAIGQARRRADGSIETWERSWNNDTETPHYRAIYDDAGRIMVFICHNTDLGDGWEREGEDPWYFNEFSVKKAYPLGINIVTYAMTH, encoded by the coding sequence ATGCTGCGACGGCCACGAACGGTTTTCGTTTCCGCGATCTTGCTGGTGATGCTGTCCGCGGTGGCGTTCAGCCAGTCGCGCCGCTGGCGTGGCGGGTACGGCTATGGCTGGGGCGGTCGCGATTGGCGCGACGCCGGACGTAATGGCGTTCCCGAATGGGAAACCGACGCGGACTTTGAAACGGATTTATTCACGTTTGTGCGGATCCGATACGAATCGTGGGGCGGTCGCGGCGGTCGATGGGCAACGGACTTCCGCGATAGTGATTTGAATTTCTCACTTCGGCTGCATCAGTTGACTTCGCTGAAGGTGAACCCCGAGCCAATTGTTCTGGATCTGACCGACGATCGTTTGTTCGACTATCCGTTCATCTACATGATCGAACCGGGCGAATTGTACTTTCGTGATGATGAGGTCACCGCACTTCGAAAGTACTGCTACAACGGCGGCTTTCTGATGGTGGACGATTTTTGGGGTGATCGTGAATACCAAAACTTGGCTGAACAGCTGCGACGTGTGTTTCCCGATCGAACGCCCAGCGAAGTGCCGCTGGAACACGAGATCTTTCATAACGTTTACGATTTGAAGGAAAAGCCGCAGGTACCCGCGATCGGACAAGCACGGCGCCGTGCCGATGGTTCAATCGAAACGTGGGAACGGTCTTGGAACAACGATACCGAAACGCCCCACTATCGCGCGATCTACGACGACGCGGGACGCATCATGGTTTTCATTTGTCACAACACGGATTTGGGCGACGGATGGGAACGCGAAGGCGAAGACCCGTGGTACTTCAACGAGTTTTCCGTCAAGAAGGCTTACCCGTTGGGGATCAACATCGTCACCTATGCGATGACCCACTGA
- a CDS encoding AAA family ATPase, with translation MNVEEEGRVVQQLRDGRTQIEAELAKTIVGQKDVIEQLLICLVAGGHCLITGAPGLAKTLLVRSVAQVFRLRFQRIQFTPDLMPADITGTEILEDTHDGHRQMQFVKGPIFANVILADEINRTPPKTQAALLEAMQEHQVTAGGQKYTLDEPFFVLATQNPIEMEGTYPLPEAQLDRFMFNVLIDYLPPADELAVVLQTTASKPEPIEALFSGEDVINFHEAVRRVPIADEVAKMAVKLVDSSRPGRDGTPDFVNQYVSWGAGLRAAQTLVLGGKARALLRGNAHVSFDDIRALAQPTLRHRVLLSYKAEAEGLSVENVIDQLLEHVG, from the coding sequence ATGAACGTCGAAGAAGAAGGCCGCGTCGTACAACAGTTGCGCGATGGTCGCACGCAGATCGAGGCCGAATTGGCCAAGACGATCGTCGGTCAAAAGGATGTGATCGAACAGTTGTTGATCTGTCTGGTCGCCGGCGGGCATTGTTTGATCACCGGTGCACCCGGCTTGGCGAAAACGTTGTTGGTGCGCAGTGTCGCCCAAGTCTTTCGGCTGCGGTTCCAGCGGATCCAGTTCACGCCCGACCTGATGCCGGCGGACATTACGGGAACGGAAATCTTGGAAGACACCCACGACGGACATCGTCAGATGCAGTTCGTCAAAGGCCCGATCTTTGCCAACGTGATTCTGGCGGATGAAATCAACCGGACGCCGCCAAAGACACAAGCGGCGTTGTTGGAAGCAATGCAGGAGCATCAGGTCACCGCGGGCGGTCAAAAATACACGTTGGACGAGCCGTTCTTTGTCTTGGCGACTCAGAACCCAATCGAGATGGAAGGCACGTATCCGTTGCCGGAGGCTCAGTTGGATCGGTTCATGTTCAACGTTTTGATCGATTACTTGCCGCCGGCGGACGAATTGGCGGTGGTGCTGCAGACGACCGCTTCAAAGCCGGAGCCGATCGAAGCATTGTTCAGCGGCGAAGACGTGATCAACTTTCACGAAGCGGTTCGCCGTGTACCGATCGCCGACGAAGTGGCAAAAATGGCGGTGAAACTGGTCGACAGCAGCCGGCCGGGGCGCGACGGGACGCCGGACTTTGTGAACCAGTATGTCAGCTGGGGCGCGGGCTTGCGGGCCGCACAGACGTTGGTGTTGGGCGGCAAGGCACGCGCGCTACTGCGTGGTAACGCACACGTCAGCTTTGACGATATTCGTGCCCTGGCTCAACCAACCCTGCGGCACCGCGTTCTGCTGAGTTATAAAGCGGAAGCGGAAGGCTTGAGCGTGGAAAATGTGATCGACCAATTGTTGGAACACGTCGGCTAA
- a CDS encoding PQQ-binding-like beta-propeller repeat protein, producing MTKHFAALFLIGLMWADTVPAQDDWTGWLGPQRDGIARGVELPDSLPDELNERWSINVGTGYGSPLLVGDHVFQHARQNDAEVLWCIRVDSGDVVWKQSTPVPFKMGNGGEWHGKGPKASPAYADGRVFTHSITSVLSAFDASSGRQLWQRDLTKDFSAPYPYWGASASPVVAEGLVVLHLGGDDDGALFAFNAETGETVWRSGTEGASYSSPLIATIDGTEQVVQWNHQSLVGVRLNDGQPLWSYPFPHVGSDQNMPTPTIIGSTIFLSGENRGAHGLSIENDGEVWSAKPVWHQDDVALNMSSAIAYEGNVYGFSQYDRGRLFCLDPTSGEVRWTGPPRTGDNVMLLAADGHIVALLDTGKLVIAEATPDAYREVERYDVSDQPTWAPPVMLSDGVLIKDKETLKRLAW from the coding sequence ATGACAAAACACTTTGCTGCTCTGTTTTTGATCGGGCTGATGTGGGCCGACACGGTGCCGGCCCAGGATGACTGGACCGGTTGGTTGGGTCCCCAACGCGACGGGATTGCCCGCGGGGTGGAATTGCCCGATTCGCTGCCGGACGAACTGAACGAGCGTTGGTCGATCAATGTCGGCACCGGGTATGGGTCGCCCTTGTTGGTCGGGGATCATGTGTTTCAACACGCACGCCAGAACGACGCCGAAGTGTTGTGGTGCATCCGTGTCGATTCCGGTGATGTGGTTTGGAAACAGTCGACGCCGGTCCCGTTCAAGATGGGCAACGGCGGTGAGTGGCATGGCAAAGGCCCCAAAGCGTCGCCAGCCTATGCCGACGGCCGCGTCTTTACGCACAGCATCACATCGGTCTTGTCCGCCTTTGATGCGTCCAGCGGTCGTCAATTGTGGCAACGGGATCTGACCAAAGACTTCTCCGCACCGTACCCGTACTGGGGTGCCAGTGCATCGCCGGTCGTTGCCGAAGGCTTGGTCGTGTTGCACTTGGGCGGCGACGACGACGGAGCGTTGTTCGCGTTCAACGCGGAAACCGGTGAAACGGTTTGGCGATCGGGAACCGAAGGGGCGTCCTATTCATCACCGCTGATCGCCACCATCGACGGGACCGAACAAGTCGTTCAGTGGAATCATCAATCGCTGGTTGGTGTCCGCTTGAACGATGGACAGCCATTGTGGTCATACCCCTTTCCTCACGTCGGCAGCGACCAAAACATGCCGACACCGACGATCATCGGATCGACCATTTTCTTAAGCGGTGAAAACCGTGGTGCACATGGCTTGTCGATTGAAAACGACGGCGAAGTCTGGTCGGCAAAGCCCGTTTGGCATCAAGACGACGTGGCGTTGAACATGAGTTCGGCCATCGCCTATGAAGGCAACGTGTATGGGTTTTCGCAGTACGACCGTGGCCGGCTGTTTTGCTTGGATCCGACCAGCGGCGAAGTACGTTGGACGGGACCACCACGCACCGGCGACAACGTGATGTTGTTGGCAGCCGACGGTCACATCGTCGCGCTGTTGGACACCGGCAAACTGGTGATCGCTGAAGCGACGCCGGACGCTTATCGCGAAGTCGAACGCTATGACGTGTCGGATCAGCCCACCTGGGCACCACCGGTCATGCTAAGCGACGGCGTGTTGATCAAAGACAAGGAAACGCTGAAACGGCTGGCCTGGTAA
- a CDS encoding sulfatase family protein, with protein MSLSLLHRSSGTANRVRAGFWFGCLAVVCLFAAEPSQAAAEPLPNIVIVYADDMGYGDLAVQNTDSKIPTPNLDRLASEGMRFTDAHSSSGICTPSRYALLTGRYHWRKFHGIVNSWGESVFDPHRTTLPEMLKSRGYATACIGKWHLGWDWAALRKPDAQMIGTGRKRTWPADAYDWSQPIPDGPLAHGFDHYFGDDVPNFPPYAWIKDDRVVQPPTVPYAPNPEPDEGSAEGRPGPMVDGWRQDDVMPTLTEHVVQWVDQATKDDRPFFLYWPWTSPHAPIIPTEAWKGKTDAGPYGDFIAQSDHHLGQLLNALDQNGLTENTLLIFSADNGPEKYAYERIRNHDHRSTGPLRGLKRDIWEGGHRIPMLIRWPGHVQPGTVNDGLISQVDLFATLAAVVGADVPEGMAEDSHDQTALLRGESSARDSVVHNTYANKFAFREGDWVLVDAKTGNHSAVPAWFDEAFGYAKDDSSAALYRLSDDLSQHDNLIDRYPDKADDLRAKLNRTRTHGEVRALK; from the coding sequence ATGTCACTCAGCTTGCTCCATCGGTCTTCTGGCACCGCGAATCGCGTCAGGGCCGGTTTCTGGTTTGGTTGTTTGGCCGTCGTTTGTCTGTTCGCGGCAGAACCGTCCCAGGCAGCGGCTGAACCGCTTCCCAACATCGTCATCGTTTACGCCGACGACATGGGTTATGGAGACTTGGCGGTCCAAAATACTGATTCCAAAATTCCGACGCCCAATCTGGATCGACTGGCAAGCGAAGGGATGCGGTTCACTGATGCACACAGTTCGTCAGGCATCTGCACACCCAGCCGCTATGCACTGCTGACCGGACGCTATCACTGGCGAAAGTTCCACGGCATCGTCAATTCGTGGGGCGAATCCGTGTTCGATCCACACCGCACGACATTGCCGGAAATGCTGAAGTCACGCGGTTATGCGACCGCCTGCATCGGCAAATGGCATCTGGGCTGGGACTGGGCGGCGCTGCGAAAGCCCGACGCCCAGATGATCGGCACGGGGCGAAAACGCACTTGGCCGGCCGATGCCTATGATTGGTCCCAGCCGATTCCCGACGGCCCGTTGGCACACGGGTTCGATCATTACTTTGGCGACGACGTCCCGAACTTTCCGCCCTATGCGTGGATCAAAGACGACCGCGTGGTTCAGCCGCCGACGGTGCCTTACGCCCCCAATCCTGAACCGGACGAAGGGTCCGCCGAAGGGCGGCCGGGACCGATGGTCGACGGATGGCGACAAGACGACGTGATGCCGACCTTGACCGAACATGTCGTGCAATGGGTGGATCAGGCGACCAAAGACGATCGTCCGTTTTTTTTGTATTGGCCATGGACTTCGCCGCACGCACCGATCATTCCCACCGAAGCATGGAAGGGTAAAACGGATGCCGGGCCCTACGGCGACTTCATCGCGCAAAGCGATCACCATCTGGGCCAATTACTCAATGCGTTGGACCAGAACGGTTTGACCGAAAACACTTTGTTGATTTTCAGTGCCGACAATGGTCCCGAAAAATACGCCTACGAACGGATTCGCAATCACGACCACCGCAGTACCGGTCCGTTGCGTGGATTGAAGCGTGATATTTGGGAAGGCGGACACCGTATACCGATGCTGATTCGATGGCCGGGCCACGTCCAGCCCGGAACCGTCAACGACGGGTTGATCAGCCAAGTCGACTTGTTCGCCACCTTGGCGGCGGTCGTCGGCGCGGACGTGCCCGAGGGGATGGCCGAAGACAGCCATGATCAAACGGCACTGCTACGCGGTGAATCATCGGCACGTGATTCGGTGGTGCACAACACGTACGCGAACAAGTTTGCATTTCGCGAAGGCGATTGGGTGCTGGTCGATGCAAAGACCGGCAACCACAGTGCGGTGCCGGCTTGGTTTGATGAAGCCTTCGGCTATGCCAAAGATGATTCTTCCGCGGCACTGTATCGTTTGTCGGACGACTTGTCCCAACACGATAACTTGATCGACAGGTACCCGGACAAGGCGGACGATCTGCGTGCCAAACTGAATCGCACGCGGACGCATGGCGAGGTCCGTGCCTTGAAATAG
- a CDS encoding polysaccharide pyruvyl transferase family protein — MKRRHFLSAGLFGSLAATMQRCLADAGSTPQILLRSSWQTVNIGDIAHTPGLLHILEQYLPSAQVHLWPSKIDNGVDQLLMNRFPKLNILRNESDRQAAIQSCDFFLHGSGASLVAEKDIARWREATDKPYGVYGITLPRKKSSSTTATSDEAMARTIEHLTNADFVFFRDSVSLGLAKSLGCQCPVMQFGPDAAFACDLRDDAAADAFLRSHDLTPKQFLCCIPRLRYTPYWTIPSKKRPMDPVKHQRNEQMREHDHRPLRDAITRVVRETEMKILLCPEDQTQMAVGKQNVYDKLDDDVRKRVVWKPDYWLTGEAVSVYTRSAGLFGNEMHSPIMCIGHGIPAIVCRFAEQTSKGMMWRDIGLQDWLFDLDDEQDVARIPDTVLQMATDQDAAKQKAAEASKRVRGYQADTMRILSRSLQA; from the coding sequence ATGAAACGTCGCCATTTCCTGTCCGCCGGTTTGTTTGGCAGTTTGGCTGCCACGATGCAGCGTTGTCTTGCCGATGCGGGATCGACACCCCAGATCTTGTTGCGTTCGTCTTGGCAAACGGTCAACATCGGCGACATCGCGCACACGCCGGGATTGCTGCATATTTTGGAGCAATACCTGCCATCGGCTCAGGTGCATCTGTGGCCATCGAAGATCGACAACGGCGTGGATCAGTTGTTGATGAATCGGTTCCCGAAACTGAACATTTTGCGAAACGAATCGGACCGCCAAGCGGCGATCCAGTCATGTGATTTCTTTCTGCACGGCAGTGGTGCTTCGCTTGTCGCAGAAAAGGACATTGCACGTTGGCGCGAAGCGACCGACAAACCGTATGGGGTTTATGGCATCACGTTGCCCAGGAAGAAGTCTTCGTCCACCACGGCCACATCGGACGAAGCGATGGCACGGACGATCGAACATCTGACGAATGCCGACTTTGTGTTCTTCCGCGATTCTGTGTCATTGGGACTAGCCAAATCACTGGGGTGCCAGTGTCCCGTGATGCAATTCGGGCCGGACGCCGCGTTTGCGTGTGACCTGCGTGATGATGCCGCAGCTGATGCGTTTCTTCGAAGCCACGATCTGACGCCGAAGCAGTTTTTGTGCTGCATCCCACGATTACGCTACACGCCGTACTGGACAATCCCGTCGAAGAAGCGGCCGATGGATCCGGTGAAGCATCAGCGGAACGAACAGATGCGTGAACACGACCATCGCCCGTTGCGTGATGCGATCACACGTGTGGTCCGGGAAACGGAGATGAAGATCTTGCTGTGTCCCGAAGACCAGACGCAGATGGCAGTGGGCAAACAAAACGTTTACGACAAGCTGGACGATGATGTTCGCAAACGTGTGGTTTGGAAACCGGATTATTGGCTGACTGGTGAAGCCGTCAGTGTTTATACGCGAAGTGCGGGCCTGTTCGGCAACGAAATGCATTCGCCGATCATGTGCATCGGCCACGGAATCCCCGCGATTGTATGTCGCTTTGCCGAACAGACCAGCAAAGGGATGATGTGGCGAGACATCGGATTACAAGATTGGTTGTTCGACTTGGACGACGAACAAGACGTCGCCCGGATTCCCGACACGGTATTGCAAATGGCGACTGATCAGGATGCCGCGAAACAAAAGGCCGCGGAAGCTAGCAAGCGTGTCCGCGGCTATCAAGCCGACACGATGCGAATCTTGTCCCGTTCGTTGCAAGCGTAG
- a CDS encoding DUF1501 domain-containing protein: protein MNPSFGIGSRRHWLQTASAGFGYLAFAGISGRNAAIASQTDEAATDQSSPNPLAAKSPHFPATAKRVIFLCMQGGPSHVDTFDYKPELQENAGRPGVYGGRLLASQWKFRQRGESGLWISDLFPNVAKHADDLALIRSMHCDQPVHPRALTQMHTGNAQFVRPSLGAWTLYGLGTENESLPGFISLNPPRGASQNMGSAFLPAVYQGTGIGRASRRVATNRRQSPSNPADQVPDIKNDRLGESAQRRQLAYIQSLNRRKLSGDSRDAAIEGAIESLELAFRMQDAVPELMDIGDESDATRRLYGLDNPTTSSFGMQCLMARKFAEAGVRFVEVTHGNWDHHFRLSTSLPQRCGEVDLPIAGLLADLKQRDLLKDTLVIWGGEFGRTPDAPGGDGRDHNNNGYTLWMAGGGVQGGISYGATDEFGFKAVENPCHIHDWHATILHLMGLDHKRLTYRYAGRDFRLTDVAGNVVTDILRNPA from the coding sequence ATGAATCCTTCTTTCGGAATCGGATCGCGACGCCACTGGTTACAAACCGCTTCGGCCGGATTCGGCTACCTGGCCTTCGCCGGGATCAGCGGACGCAACGCAGCAATCGCGTCACAAACGGACGAAGCAGCGACAGATCAATCGTCGCCGAACCCGCTGGCCGCGAAGTCACCGCATTTCCCGGCGACCGCCAAACGAGTGATTTTCCTGTGCATGCAGGGCGGTCCGTCACACGTCGACACGTTTGACTACAAACCGGAGCTGCAAGAAAACGCGGGTCGACCGGGGGTCTATGGTGGCCGTCTGTTGGCGTCGCAGTGGAAGTTCCGCCAGCGTGGCGAAAGTGGGTTATGGATTTCCGACCTGTTCCCCAACGTCGCCAAACATGCCGACGACTTGGCATTGATTCGTTCGATGCACTGTGACCAACCGGTGCACCCGAGAGCGTTGACGCAAATGCACACGGGCAACGCCCAGTTCGTTCGTCCGTCGTTGGGGGCGTGGACGCTGTACGGTTTGGGAACGGAAAACGAAAGTCTGCCGGGATTCATTTCACTGAATCCGCCGCGTGGTGCGTCACAGAACATGGGCAGCGCGTTCTTGCCCGCGGTGTACCAGGGCACCGGGATCGGCCGCGCATCCCGGCGTGTGGCGACCAATCGTCGTCAAAGTCCCAGCAATCCCGCCGATCAAGTTCCCGACATCAAGAACGACCGACTTGGCGAATCGGCCCAGCGACGTCAATTGGCCTACATTCAATCGCTGAACCGTCGCAAACTGTCCGGCGATTCACGGGATGCCGCGATCGAGGGTGCGATTGAATCGTTGGAACTGGCGTTTCGCATGCAAGACGCGGTTCCCGAGTTGATGGACATCGGCGATGAATCCGATGCGACGCGACGCCTTTACGGTTTGGACAATCCGACAACGTCCAGCTTTGGGATGCAGTGCTTGATGGCTCGCAAGTTTGCCGAAGCAGGCGTGCGTTTTGTCGAAGTCACCCATGGAAACTGGGATCACCACTTCCGGCTATCCACATCGCTGCCCCAACGATGTGGCGAAGTCGATTTGCCGATCGCCGGCTTGTTAGCCGACTTGAAACAACGCGACCTGTTGAAAGACACCCTGGTGATCTGGGGAGGTGAATTTGGACGCACCCCGGATGCCCCCGGTGGCGACGGACGCGATCACAACAACAACGGCTACACGTTGTGGATGGCCGGTGGCGGCGTTCAAGGCGGAATCAGCTACGGGGCGACCGACGAATTTGGATTCAAAGCCGTCGAAAACCCGTGTCACATTCACGACTGGCACGCCACGATCCTGCACCTGATGGGGCTGGACCACAAACGGTTGACCTATCGATACGCCGGACGTGATTTTCGATTGACCGATGTGGCCGGCAACGTGGTGACGGACATCTTGCGCAACCCAGCCTGA